A genomic region of Runella rosea contains the following coding sequences:
- a CDS encoding bifunctional 3,4-dihydroxy-2-butanone-4-phosphate synthase/GTP cyclohydrolase II: MDSNNNTNSIQLDRIEDAIADIRDGKIIIVVDDEDRENEGDFVCAAEKITPEMVNFMVREGRGLMCAPLTVERCEELGLKMMVGDNTSTHETPFTVSVDLLGYGCTTGISASDRAKTIQALVNPETKPEELGRPGHIFPLRAMPGGVLRRTGHTEATIDFARLAGLKPAGVLIEILNEDGTMARLPQLRILADKFGMKLVSIKDLIAYRLRTESLIKREIAVDMPTEWGHFDMIAYRQLNTDELHLALIKGSWEKDETVMVRVHSSCATGDIFGSCRCDCGPQLHAAMQMVERAGKGVVLYMNQEGRGIGLINKLKAYKLQENGLDTVEANLALGFKMDERDYGVGAQILRDLGLTKINLISNNPKKRVGLMGYGLEIVDNIQIEMAANPHNEDYLRTKYNKMGHRLTQFTTVKEE, encoded by the coding sequence ATGGATAGCAATAATAATACCAATTCCATACAACTTGATAGAATTGAAGATGCCATTGCCGATATTAGGGATGGAAAAATCATCATTGTAGTAGACGACGAAGATCGGGAAAATGAAGGGGACTTTGTCTGTGCTGCCGAAAAAATTACCCCTGAAATGGTGAATTTTATGGTCCGCGAAGGACGTGGGTTGATGTGCGCCCCACTCACCGTAGAGCGCTGCGAAGAATTGGGTCTTAAAATGATGGTGGGTGATAACACCTCCACCCACGAAACGCCGTTTACGGTTTCTGTCGACTTGCTCGGCTACGGTTGCACCACTGGCATCTCCGCTTCCGACCGCGCCAAAACCATTCAAGCGCTGGTGAATCCCGAAACAAAACCTGAAGAATTGGGCCGTCCGGGACATATTTTTCCGCTTCGGGCTATGCCAGGAGGGGTATTGCGCCGTACTGGTCACACCGAAGCCACCATTGACTTTGCCAGACTTGCAGGGTTAAAACCAGCAGGGGTGCTTATCGAAATCCTGAACGAAGACGGCACCATGGCACGTTTGCCTCAATTGCGCATTTTGGCCGACAAATTCGGAATGAAGTTGGTGTCTATCAAAGATTTGATTGCCTATCGTCTCCGCACGGAATCACTCATCAAACGCGAAATAGCGGTCGACATGCCCACCGAATGGGGCCATTTTGACATGATTGCTTACCGCCAGTTAAACACCGATGAACTCCACTTGGCATTAATCAAAGGTTCTTGGGAAAAAGACGAAACCGTGATGGTACGCGTCCATTCTTCCTGCGCCACGGGCGACATTTTCGGTTCATGCCGCTGCGATTGCGGCCCTCAACTCCACGCCGCCATGCAAATGGTCGAACGTGCTGGAAAAGGGGTGGTTTTGTACATGAATCAAGAAGGACGAGGTATTGGTTTAATCAACAAACTCAAAGCCTACAAATTACAAGAAAACGGTTTGGATACCGTGGAAGCCAATCTTGCATTAGGGTTCAAGATGGATGAACGCGACTACGGTGTAGGAGCGCAAATTTTGCGGGATTTGGGCCTGACCAAAATCAACCTCATTTCAAACAACCCCAAGAAGCGCGTTGGATTGATGGGGTACGGGCTCGAAATTGTGGACAATATTCAAATCGAAATGGCCGCTAATCCCCACAATGAGGATTATCTTCGGACCAAATACAACAAAATGGGGCACCGCCTGACGCAGTTCACGACCGTCAAAGAAGAATAA
- a CDS encoding DUF4956 domain-containing protein, translating to MIFLQEFATADTFEWFNKLPEKFFVRLLVDLLTVTILVRLIYYRLYRRTDLFLTFFGFNLVIFLITYLLNKVQMSMGAAFGLFAVFSMLRYRTEGLSAKDMTYLFIVISLGLISAIIKGSWDELGLVNGMIVLTVWLLEGNWLIKRELTKVVQYDKIDLILPERRAELIQDLRARTGLNIHRVEIQTMDFLRDSALIMIFYYQTAAKNEKKVEENILENA from the coding sequence ATGATTTTTCTCCAAGAGTTTGCCACTGCCGACACCTTTGAATGGTTTAATAAACTTCCCGAAAAGTTTTTCGTACGCTTGTTAGTTGATTTGCTGACGGTCACGATTCTGGTCCGACTGATTTATTACCGCCTCTACCGTCGTACTGACTTGTTCCTGACGTTTTTCGGTTTCAATTTGGTCATTTTTCTCATTACGTATCTGCTCAATAAAGTGCAGATGTCGATGGGAGCGGCCTTTGGGTTGTTTGCCGTGTTTTCGATGCTCCGCTACCGCACCGAAGGGCTTTCGGCCAAAGACATGACTTATCTTTTCATCGTCATTTCGCTGGGTCTTATCTCAGCTATTATCAAAGGAAGTTGGGACGAACTGGGCTTGGTCAATGGTATGATTGTACTGACTGTGTGGCTGTTGGAGGGTAATTGGCTTATCAAACGCGAGTTGACCAAGGTTGTGCAATACGACAAAATTGACCTGATTTTACCCGAACGGCGTGCCGAATTGATTCAAGACCTGCGGGCACGCACGGGGTTGAATATTCACCGGGTAGAAATTCAAACCATGGATTTTCTAAGAGATTCGGCCCTTATTATGATTTTTTACTACCAAACTGCTGCCAAAAATGAAAAAAAAGTTGAAGAAAATATTTTGGAAAATGCATAA
- a CDS encoding CotH kinase family protein — MKSIHYTLLTAALLWVASACKDKTTDLVPQNANSDWTTESHSNDVAPNYDIVFPQNQVNTLEITMTAADWTAIKTDMQTKSGTAFGAGGGASQGGMAPGGMVGGVPPGGNGAGGLDIIPGDPIYVATTMKFNGKVWNNVGLRLKGNSSLSSIWRAGIYKLPFRLKMDEYEDKYPEIDNQRFYGFKELSMSPAFSDNSLIREKVVADIFRMGGVAAARTAFYKVYLNFGDGLKYCGVYTMVEIIDDTMVKDQFGEGKGNIYKPESTFQTFVQSQFEKKNNETTADYSDVQAFVAALNSTDRTTNAAQWRNNLEKTFNVDNYLKFLAINNTIVNWDTYGAMAHNYYLYNSPTNRLTWIPWDHNMSMTSTTGGGNAGGAGGGGRAAVSLAMTEVGTGWPLIRYVAADPVYYAKYKQYVRTFADEVFTTAKMNELFDKYANLITPYVNGTEKEVAPYTNLTNTAAFATALTVLKQHVSTRNQAVNTFLK; from the coding sequence ATGAAATCGATTCACTATACGCTGCTTACTGCTGCGCTGTTATGGGTAGCCTCGGCCTGTAAGGATAAAACCACAGACTTGGTGCCGCAAAATGCCAATTCCGATTGGACCACAGAATCGCACAGTAATGATGTAGCCCCCAATTATGACATTGTTTTTCCGCAAAATCAGGTAAATACCTTGGAAATTACCATGACGGCCGCCGATTGGACTGCTATCAAAACCGATATGCAAACCAAAAGTGGGACAGCTTTTGGGGCGGGTGGAGGAGCGAGTCAGGGAGGAATGGCTCCTGGCGGAATGGTGGGCGGCGTTCCTCCTGGGGGAAATGGAGCTGGAGGCTTGGATATTATTCCGGGAGACCCTATTTACGTGGCTACCACCATGAAATTTAACGGAAAAGTTTGGAACAACGTCGGACTCAGACTCAAAGGCAATTCTAGCCTTTCGTCTATCTGGCGGGCTGGAATTTATAAATTACCGTTTCGCCTCAAAATGGATGAATACGAAGACAAATATCCAGAAATCGACAATCAGCGTTTTTATGGATTTAAGGAATTGTCAATGTCGCCAGCCTTTTCTGATAACTCGCTCATTCGAGAGAAAGTAGTAGCGGATATTTTTAGAATGGGTGGCGTTGCAGCGGCTCGGACGGCGTTTTATAAAGTATATCTAAATTTTGGCGATGGTCTTAAGTATTGCGGCGTTTATACCATGGTCGAAATCATTGATGACACGATGGTCAAAGACCAATTTGGGGAAGGTAAAGGCAATATCTACAAACCTGAATCAACGTTTCAGACGTTTGTGCAATCGCAATTTGAAAAGAAAAATAACGAAACCACCGCTGATTACAGTGATGTACAAGCATTTGTGGCAGCCCTCAACAGTACAGACCGCACCACTAATGCCGCCCAATGGCGTAACAATCTGGAGAAAACGTTCAATGTAGATAACTATCTTAAATTTTTGGCCATCAACAATACGATTGTCAACTGGGATACCTACGGGGCCATGGCGCACAATTATTACTTGTATAATTCGCCCACCAATAGGCTCACCTGGATTCCGTGGGACCATAACATGTCGATGACGAGTACCACTGGTGGCGGAAATGCGGGCGGTGCTGGTGGCGGCGGGCGAGCGGCGGTGTCTCTGGCCATGACCGAAGTAGGAACGGGCTGGCCGTTGATTCGCTACGTGGCGGCTGACCCTGTGTATTATGCCAAGTACAAACAATATGTTAGAACATTCGCGGATGAAGTATTTACGACGGCCAAAATGAATGAGTTATTTGATAAGTATGCCAATTTAATTACGCCGTACGTCAACGGAACGGAAAAAGAGGTGGCACCGTATACCAATCTTACCAATACGGCCGCTTTCGCCACCGCTCTCACGGTGTTAAAACAACATGTATCAACGCGAAATCAGGCCGTTAATACCTTTTTAAAATAG
- a CDS encoding T9SS type A sorting domain-containing protein, whose translation MRLSIRVELVLILLLVLAKNALFAQLPTIVTSNVSGGTACAGATIPVSFVTSNLTTTNRLFIVQLSNAAGVFTNLTSIGTGTRSPIQVTLPASTLGGDYRLRVITDTTGVSYTPSAVFMMLKPPTAFLSGDTSINVGGTAQLSIAFTGNGPWTYTFTNTNTATTSLNPLKGLVQPTVSTTYTLQSVTNICGPGTVSGSARVTVFPRITTDFTATSLCAGAAVTVPFTVTGTFASPGVTYTAQLSNAAGSFLAPITLGSGTVSPLNVTLPTNLAAGNYQVRVIASSVATYVSSNAFTVKPLPTATLSGTTAVGIGDTTSLSIAFTGDAPWTYQLASGPATTTSTNPTKLVVNPTVTTNYSLMSVSNACGAGTVSGTATVTVVPKISVADVALGGVCVGTNISLPFLVTGTFTTPVTYTVQLSDVAGSFSTPRVLASGAGSPITVSIPTNVVAGTGYRLRVVASAAASSINSPAFTIRARPTAILSGSSTVNFGETASLTLNFTGENPWTFTLSDGSTATATKTPFTVNIIPTQTATYVVSSVRNVCGEGTTSGSAPVTVIPRLLTENPSTAICSGKDVEIKFTVGGVLSGTTGFQVQLSDSLGAFTNPVLIGTGTQSPIIASIPATTPVGGSYRIRVVATGGSAITLVPTNAFFLGRRPGAVLSGGGTTPLKPGEDVFLVIQFSGDGPWTYTLSDNTTGTTSISPALLTVAPQLPTTYTLKSVSNTCGTGNVSGSAFANVIITSIADLIKSGINFFPNPIAKQLNISISSTATTEWQLVDNQGRILKSNRWESRPTYEETVDTHSFPPGVYFMKVKINDRWFSTKMVKE comes from the coding sequence ATGAGATTGTCTATACGTGTTGAGTTAGTACTGATTTTGTTGTTAGTGTTGGCAAAAAACGCCCTTTTTGCTCAGTTACCCACCATTGTCACCTCCAACGTAAGCGGAGGTACGGCCTGCGCGGGCGCTACCATACCCGTATCGTTTGTAACATCTAATCTGACCACGACCAATCGGCTGTTTATTGTCCAGCTTTCAAACGCTGCCGGCGTTTTTACCAACCTAACCTCCATAGGCACGGGTACCAGAAGCCCCATTCAAGTAACGCTCCCCGCAAGTACCTTAGGCGGAGACTATCGCCTGCGCGTGATTACAGACACAACGGGCGTGAGCTACACCCCCTCCGCGGTTTTTATGATGCTCAAACCACCCACCGCTTTTTTGAGCGGTGATACAAGTATCAACGTTGGTGGTACGGCCCAACTATCTATTGCATTTACAGGCAACGGCCCGTGGACGTATACCTTTACCAATACCAACACGGCAACTACCTCGCTCAACCCACTCAAAGGATTGGTACAACCCACGGTTTCAACCACCTACACGCTGCAATCCGTCACCAATATTTGTGGCCCCGGCACCGTATCTGGCAGCGCACGAGTCACGGTTTTTCCACGCATCACGACAGATTTCACCGCCACAAGTTTGTGCGCAGGTGCTGCCGTAACGGTTCCATTCACCGTTACGGGCACTTTTGCTAGCCCTGGAGTCACGTATACCGCTCAACTTTCTAACGCCGCAGGAAGTTTTCTCGCACCCATCACCCTCGGCTCAGGCACTGTCAGTCCTTTGAATGTAACCTTACCCACCAACTTGGCCGCAGGAAATTATCAGGTTCGCGTTATTGCGAGTTCGGTGGCTACGTATGTCAGCAGCAACGCATTTACGGTCAAACCCTTACCAACTGCAACCCTCAGTGGAACGACCGCTGTAGGTATAGGAGATACGACAAGTTTAAGCATTGCGTTTACGGGTGATGCACCTTGGACCTACCAACTTGCCTCTGGCCCCGCAACGACAACTTCCACTAACCCCACGAAACTCGTTGTTAATCCAACGGTAACCACCAACTACAGCTTGATGTCGGTCAGCAACGCTTGCGGGGCAGGAACGGTTTCAGGAACCGCTACCGTCACGGTAGTGCCTAAAATCAGCGTAGCAGATGTGGCTTTGGGCGGGGTTTGTGTCGGAACCAACATAAGCCTTCCTTTTTTGGTAACAGGTACATTCACCACCCCCGTTACGTATACCGTACAGCTTTCAGATGTAGCCGGAAGTTTTTCCACCCCGCGCGTTTTAGCTTCAGGAGCGGGTAGCCCCATCACCGTTAGCATTCCCACCAACGTTGTGGCAGGCACTGGATACCGTTTGCGCGTAGTGGCTAGTGCAGCTGCCTCGTCTATTAATAGCCCAGCCTTTACGATTCGGGCACGCCCTACTGCCATTTTGAGCGGAAGTTCAACCGTTAATTTCGGAGAAACAGCTTCCCTAACGCTCAATTTTACGGGAGAAAATCCCTGGACATTTACCCTTTCTGATGGCAGTACTGCCACCGCAACCAAAACCCCTTTTACGGTCAATATCATACCCACCCAAACCGCAACCTATGTGGTAAGCTCGGTACGAAACGTGTGTGGGGAAGGCACTACATCGGGCAGTGCACCCGTCACAGTCATTCCCCGTTTGTTGACTGAGAATCCAAGTACTGCCATCTGTTCGGGAAAAGACGTGGAAATCAAATTTACGGTTGGCGGCGTATTGTCGGGCACGACTGGTTTTCAGGTGCAACTTTCTGACAGCTTGGGCGCATTTACCAACCCGGTGCTGATAGGCACTGGTACCCAAAGCCCAATCATTGCTTCTATTCCTGCCACTACGCCCGTAGGTGGTAGCTATCGCATCAGGGTAGTTGCCACGGGAGGTTCGGCCATCACCTTAGTACCTACCAATGCTTTCTTTCTGGGGCGGCGTCCTGGAGCAGTTTTAAGCGGTGGTGGCACAACACCACTCAAGCCAGGAGAAGATGTTTTTTTGGTCATTCAGTTTAGCGGTGATGGCCCGTGGACGTACACTTTATCGGATAATACCACTGGCACCACCTCTATCAGCCCAGCGTTGCTGACGGTTGCTCCGCAATTGCCCACCACTTACACCCTCAAATCGGTGAGCAATACCTGCGGTACTGGGAATGTTTCGGGAAGTGCGTTTGCCAACGTGATTATCACCAGCATCGCCGACCTCATCAAAAGCGGAATCAATTTTTTTCCTAATCCTATAGCCAAACAACTAAATATCAGCATATCCAGTACTGCCACAACCGAATGGCAATTGGTGGATAATCAGGGAAGAATTTTAAAAAGCAATCGTTGGGAATCTCGCCCCACGTATGAAGAAACCGTGGATACCCATTCTTTTCCCCCTGGAGTTTATTTTATGAAGGTAAAAATAAACGACCGTTGGTTCAGCACAAAAATGGTGAAGGAATAG
- a CDS encoding DUF2490 domain-containing protein, whose amino-acid sequence MHKLENNPALFKGLPRHWFIGVYISLLLLILPMVGYSQAADIGLWAGVGVEKKITKKWSVNVNVQSRFTDDISVLKAYLGEVGLSYKLTKHWEVSGYYRYIARRKRNEDKTGYEYRSYNRFYADLAYDHKLWKLKFDYRLRYQNQFQDDESAAENNSSYIRNKFELSYPNKSRFTPYISTDFFYEIGNGFDQMRNKAGVEIALNKHHKLELSGFTDYRLIGSQENRFLIGVGYKVKF is encoded by the coding sequence ATGCATAAATTAGAAAATAACCCTGCGCTTTTTAAAGGATTGCCAAGGCATTGGTTTATAGGAGTTTATATTTCATTGTTGCTGTTGATTTTGCCAATGGTGGGTTATTCGCAAGCCGCAGATATCGGCCTTTGGGCGGGTGTGGGAGTGGAGAAAAAAATTACAAAAAAATGGTCGGTCAATGTCAATGTGCAATCCCGTTTTACGGACGATATTTCTGTTTTAAAAGCGTATTTGGGGGAAGTCGGCCTTTCCTACAAACTTACCAAGCATTGGGAAGTGAGCGGGTACTATCGCTACATAGCCCGGCGTAAAAGAAATGAGGATAAAACTGGCTATGAATACCGTTCGTACAACCGTTTTTATGCTGATTTAGCCTATGATCATAAGCTTTGGAAGTTGAAATTTGATTATCGTCTTCGGTACCAAAATCAGTTTCAAGATGATGAAAGTGCGGCCGAAAATAACAGCAGCTACATCCGCAATAAATTTGAGTTGTCGTATCCCAATAAATCGCGTTTTACGCCCTACATTTCGACCGATTTTTTCTACGAAATCGGCAATGGTTTTGACCAAATGCGTAATAAAGCGGGCGTAGAAATTGCGCTCAATAAGCACCATAAACTGGAATTGTCGGGCTTTACCGATTACCGTTTGATTGGAAGTCAGGAAAATCGGTTTCTGATTGGCGTGGGCTATAAAGTAAAATTTTGA
- a CDS encoding polyphosphate polymerase domain-containing protein, with amino-acid sequence MAAQFLTPTIVQKIGLYDSISLAEMDGVKLMNRTDAKFLVPLKMLPALLEDLRPYYRLLEINGHRMCDYETLYFDTPDLRFYHDHQAGRLNRYKIRQRKYVHSNTIFTEVKFKNNKGRTIKTRIPNQKTVNTILTEETNTFLSLQTPVDPATLMPVLRVDYTRITLVSRTTTERLTLDLNLTFHNEGSRKSYEQLVVAEVKQDSLKHSRFLDLMKKYQLREGSLSKYCLGVISLNKTVKHNRFKAKLKHVFKINARCTSLPENSHYSA; translated from the coding sequence ATGGCAGCGCAATTCCTCACCCCCACTATTGTACAGAAAATAGGATTATATGATTCTATTTCGCTGGCCGAAATGGACGGCGTCAAACTCATGAACCGCACCGATGCTAAGTTTTTGGTTCCCTTAAAAATGCTACCTGCGTTGTTGGAGGATTTGCGTCCGTACTATCGTTTGTTGGAAATCAACGGGCATCGGATGTGTGATTATGAAACGCTCTATTTTGATACGCCTGATTTACGGTTTTATCACGATCATCAAGCAGGACGGTTGAACCGGTATAAAATTCGGCAACGCAAGTATGTTCATAGTAACACGATTTTTACGGAAGTAAAATTCAAGAATAATAAAGGACGTACGATCAAGACCCGGATTCCGAATCAAAAAACCGTCAATACTATCCTGACCGAGGAAACGAACACGTTTCTAAGCCTACAAACACCAGTTGATCCCGCTACGCTGATGCCAGTCTTGCGGGTGGATTATACCCGGATTACCCTTGTAAGCCGCACGACCACTGAACGCTTAACGCTAGATTTGAATTTGACGTTTCACAATGAGGGAAGCCGCAAAAGTTATGAACAATTGGTGGTGGCCGAAGTAAAACAAGATTCGCTAAAACATTCCCGATTTTTGGATTTAATGAAGAAGTATCAACTGCGGGAAGGCTCACTGAGTAAGTATTGTTTGGGCGTTATTAGTCTTAATAAAACCGTCAAACACAATCGATTTAAAGCAAAGTTGAAACACGTGTTCAAAATAAATGCCCGATGTACTTCCTTGCCCGAAAATAGCCATTATTCTGCTTAA
- a CDS encoding gliding motility-associated C-terminal domain-containing protein has product MRIYLLLALLTLSFVRSYAQQLVDLCATPAAQSGFTIVGPSVGCTPFEVKVEKTVGENYTYVYDYKGGTIPQSIARGDTTKATTFKYAKPGTYKILQYGSNGAGAITCKTVEVLPPPNYTAKACSNRKIQVTIADDSTTKRYESFTIDWGDGKENVSKAGIYTHSYNSATNVATVFVTGSFGGQSLGCSISVAPIVLNSTDLSTTSIRKVTLNNDGSVAVLIKAPVGTTTAVQVSQNNGTFTGLPGQITLTRDTATITIKDVNALKDTYCFRLNTNDGCANNAALTSNVVCATPLEVKAENRQNVAAWKEYPNAADFQSYRITRNLVSLGGASVRTNTTQTDANVTCGEQYCYQVTVRLAGGAESVSPSVCVKAISTEFPSVVQNAFVTVEDEGKINIFATPPASGATPAKFKTIFFRTENGSGDFKEIASLDNALSYVDNAVNSNQQSYCYRIAYENSCGNRSQPSEPLCSIYLSSKSGSTVDWTPETPFLVPVNRYQLEILDEQGNPYDQVPVGVNTSYSPNVSDQQLFRYRILGFAQGGGGNSYSNYYVFKKNALLFIPDAFSPNGDNVNDIFAPKGQFVDKSRMIVYNRWGQVLFETSNALEGWDGTINGQPAVEGTYVFRIEITDSLGANFVKTGTVLLAR; this is encoded by the coding sequence ATGAGAATCTATCTTTTACTTGCTTTGTTGACGCTGTCTTTTGTAAGGTCTTATGCCCAACAACTGGTCGATTTATGTGCAACACCTGCTGCACAGTCGGGCTTTACTATTGTCGGGCCTTCTGTGGGGTGTACTCCTTTTGAAGTAAAAGTTGAAAAAACAGTAGGAGAAAACTATACCTATGTTTATGATTACAAGGGTGGAACCATTCCTCAAAGCATAGCACGTGGAGATACTACAAAAGCCACGACTTTTAAATATGCTAAACCTGGAACTTATAAAATTTTACAATATGGCAGCAACGGAGCTGGTGCAATCACCTGCAAAACGGTAGAAGTACTTCCTCCGCCAAACTATACGGCTAAAGCCTGTAGTAATCGAAAAATTCAAGTCACGATTGCCGATGACAGTACCACCAAACGCTATGAAAGTTTTACCATTGATTGGGGTGATGGCAAAGAAAATGTTTCTAAAGCGGGAATATATACGCACTCCTACAATTCAGCAACTAATGTAGCGACGGTTTTTGTCACGGGGAGCTTCGGGGGGCAATCATTAGGTTGTTCGATTTCTGTTGCGCCTATTGTTCTTAACAGTACGGACTTATCAACCACTTCAATTCGTAAAGTAACTCTAAACAACGACGGCTCAGTAGCGGTATTGATTAAAGCACCGGTAGGAACGACAACAGCGGTGCAGGTAAGTCAGAATAACGGAACTTTTACGGGCCTTCCAGGACAAATAACCCTCACAAGAGACACAGCAACCATTACAATCAAAGACGTAAATGCGCTGAAAGATACGTACTGCTTTCGACTGAATACCAACGATGGATGTGCCAATAATGCGGCTTTAACCTCCAATGTGGTTTGTGCTACGCCTTTAGAAGTAAAAGCCGAAAACCGCCAGAATGTGGCTGCATGGAAAGAATATCCCAACGCTGCCGATTTTCAGAGTTATCGTATTACGCGTAATCTGGTAAGTTTGGGCGGCGCAAGTGTGCGTACTAATACTACCCAAACCGATGCCAATGTGACCTGCGGGGAGCAATATTGTTATCAGGTAACGGTCCGATTAGCGGGCGGAGCTGAGTCGGTTTCACCTTCGGTATGTGTAAAGGCCATCTCTACGGAGTTTCCGTCGGTGGTTCAAAATGCGTTTGTTACGGTAGAGGATGAAGGGAAAATAAACATTTTTGCTACCCCTCCCGCTTCGGGAGCGACCCCCGCTAAGTTCAAAACGATTTTCTTCCGTACAGAAAACGGTAGCGGAGACTTTAAAGAAATAGCGTCGTTGGACAATGCACTTTCGTACGTTGATAATGCCGTGAATTCCAACCAGCAATCCTATTGTTACAGGATTGCGTACGAGAATTCCTGCGGAAACCGCTCGCAGCCTTCCGAGCCTCTTTGTTCTATTTATTTATCTTCCAAATCAGGTTCAACGGTCGATTGGACGCCAGAAACGCCGTTTTTGGTACCTGTCAATCGGTATCAACTGGAGATTCTGGACGAGCAGGGAAATCCATACGACCAAGTTCCAGTGGGGGTCAATACCAGCTATTCGCCTAATGTTTCTGACCAGCAGCTGTTTCGGTACCGGATTTTAGGGTTTGCGCAGGGCGGCGGCGGCAACAGTTACTCCAACTATTACGTATTCAAGAAGAATGCACTGTTGTTTATTCCAGATGCTTTTTCTCCCAACGGCGACAATGTCAATGATATTTTTGCCCCTAAAGGTCAATTTGTGGATAAGTCGCGGATGATTGTGTATAACCGCTGGGGACAGGTTCTTTTTGAAACCAGCAACGCACTCGAAGGCTGGGATGGCACTATCAACGGGCAGCCTGCCGTGGAGGGAACGTACGTATTTCGGATTGAAATAACCGACTCGTTGGGCGCTAACTTCGTCAAAACGGGGACTGTTTTGTTAGCGCGTTAG
- a CDS encoding ATP-binding cassette domain-containing protein: MSIRIQHLTKVYGSQKAVNDVSFDVSRGEIVGFLGPNGAGKSTTMKITTCYLSATSGQVEVNGFDVAQHSMDVRRSIGYLPEHNPLYTDMYIKEFLRFVGALYHLKGETLTKRVSEMIEICGLEVEQRKKIGQLSKGYRQRVGLAQALIHNPPVLILDEATTGLDPNQLVEIRNLIKTVGKEKTVLFSSHIMQEVEAICDRVVIINRGQVVADRSLKDLQNEGKPLEMVFRELTTQ, encoded by the coding sequence ATGTCCATTCGGATTCAACATTTAACCAAAGTATACGGCAGTCAGAAGGCTGTCAATGATGTAAGTTTTGACGTTAGTCGCGGCGAAATCGTCGGATTTTTGGGGCCAAACGGGGCTGGAAAATCAACGACGATGAAAATCACAACCTGCTATTTATCGGCTACGAGCGGTCAGGTGGAAGTTAATGGTTTTGACGTGGCGCAACATTCTATGGATGTACGCCGGAGTATTGGGTATTTGCCCGAACACAACCCGCTTTATACCGACATGTACATCAAGGAATTTTTGCGATTTGTGGGTGCTTTATACCATTTAAAAGGCGAAACCCTGACGAAGCGGGTGAGTGAAATGATTGAAATCTGTGGGTTGGAGGTTGAACAACGAAAAAAAATAGGCCAACTGTCCAAGGGCTATCGCCAACGCGTCGGACTTGCGCAGGCGTTGATTCATAATCCGCCTGTATTGATTTTGGATGAAGCCACAACGGGTTTGGATCCCAATCAATTGGTGGAAATTCGCAACTTGATTAAAACCGTGGGCAAAGAAAAAACGGTTTTGTTTTCATCTCATATCATGCAGGAAGTAGAAGCGATTTGTGACCGGGTCGTGATTATTAACCGCGGGCAGGTCGTGGCCGACCGTTCCCTGAAAGACTTGCAAAACGAAGGTAAGCCGTTAGAGATGGTTTTTCGGGAACTTACGACGCAATAG